A genomic segment from Nodularia sphaerocarpa UHCC 0038 encodes:
- the clpS gene encoding ATP-dependent Clp protease adapter ClpS, giving the protein MSVETIEKPSTSRKLAPRYRVLIHNDDYNSMEHVVQSLLTTVPSLTQPQAVSIMMEAHTNGLALVITCEQEHAEFYCETLKSHGLSSTIEPEE; this is encoded by the coding sequence GTGTCAGTCGAAACTATTGAAAAGCCTTCCACGTCCCGCAAGCTCGCGCCTCGCTACCGCGTTTTGATCCATAATGACGACTATAATTCTATGGAACACGTGGTGCAGTCACTATTAACCACAGTACCGAGCCTTACTCAGCCCCAAGCTGTGAGCATTATGATGGAAGCCCATACTAATGGGCTAGCTTTAGTCATTACTTGTGAGCAAGAACACGCTGAGTTTTATTGCGAAACATTAAAAAGTCATGGTTTAAGCAGCACAATTGAACCTGAAGAATAA
- a CDS encoding CPBP family intramembrane glutamic endopeptidase: MKINLIRLAQCPVPIRLGYFVAALLLLWLPVAAPIYLLVSDSNLVSILTMVALYVEFIFLLQLWGKNVYQQPQILKQYGLQITRINAVDLLSGLATGIISILVVFGLQGFFGWLVWQQPQVFLPKIILEGLIVSLAIGFAEELLFRGWLLDELQRDYSRSVALGINAVAFALLHFIKPLEAIIHTLPQFPALVLLGLTQVWAKRWRRGRLGLPIGLHGGLVWGYYIINVGGLIEYSGAVPDWITGVNQNPLQGVMGVVFMGILALWMRWRAIA; the protein is encoded by the coding sequence ATGAAAATAAACCTCATTCGTTTAGCCCAATGCCCTGTCCCCATCAGGCTGGGTTATTTTGTTGCAGCTTTATTGCTGCTATGGCTCCCCGTTGCTGCACCGATTTACTTATTAGTTAGTGATTCTAACTTAGTCAGTATCTTGACAATGGTGGCGTTATATGTTGAATTTATTTTTCTCTTGCAGCTATGGGGGAAAAATGTCTATCAGCAACCCCAGATACTGAAGCAATATGGTTTGCAAATCACGCGGATAAACGCTGTGGATTTGCTGAGTGGTTTAGCTACTGGGATAATTAGCATTCTCGTAGTGTTTGGGCTACAAGGTTTCTTCGGTTGGCTGGTGTGGCAACAACCGCAGGTTTTTTTGCCTAAAATAATTTTAGAGGGTTTAATTGTCTCTTTGGCTATCGGGTTTGCTGAAGAGTTGTTATTTCGAGGTTGGTTACTGGATGAGTTGCAACGGGATTATAGTCGAAGTGTCGCACTTGGGATAAATGCTGTCGCCTTTGCTTTATTACATTTTATTAAGCCTTTGGAGGCAATTATTCACACATTGCCACAATTTCCGGCTTTAGTGCTGCTGGGGTTGACGCAGGTATGGGCAAAGCGCTGGCGTAGGGGACGCTTGGGTTTACCAATTGGTTTGCATGGTGGTTTAGTTTGGGGCTACTACATCATTAATGTTGGGGGATTAATTGAATATTCTGGTGCAGTTCCTGATTGGATAACTGGTGTAAATCAGAATCCTTTACAAGGAGTTATGGGGGTAGTGTTTATGGGTATATTGGCTTTGTGGATGCGGTGGCGAGCAATAGCTTAA
- a CDS encoding pentapeptide repeat-containing protein → MNIEAIKTGKLKQLPGANLEDEELSQLDLSRINLAGATLVGTNFMGSKLEGAHFEGANLMGANLQKTDLRANLMGANLMQADLTSADLRGSNLRGANLMGAKLSDVSLAGAFLSGANLMNVNLQGVDLRSADLRGANLSGTNLKGADLSRADLQGALLSEANLEEADLRGANLAGANFTGANLLCAELEGANLSGVNLDKACLIGTVIAKV, encoded by the coding sequence ATGAATATTGAAGCCATTAAAACAGGAAAACTCAAACAACTCCCAGGAGCAAACTTAGAAGATGAGGAACTTTCTCAACTAGATTTAAGCCGGATAAATCTTGCAGGCGCTACCCTTGTCGGTACTAACTTCATGGGTTCAAAACTCGAAGGCGCGCATTTCGAGGGAGCTAACTTAATGGGCGCAAACCTGCAAAAAACCGACTTGCGAGCGAACCTCATGGGAGCGAACTTAATGCAAGCAGACTTAACAAGTGCTGACTTGCGCGGTAGTAATTTACGCGGCGCTAACTTGATGGGGGCTAAACTCAGCGATGTATCATTGGCTGGGGCTTTCTTGAGTGGTGCAAACTTGATGAACGTCAACTTACAAGGTGTTGACTTACGCAGTGCTGACTTGCGCGGTGCAAACCTCTCAGGAACCAATCTTAAAGGTGCTGACTTGAGTCGCGCCGATTTGCAAGGGGCTTTATTAAGTGAAGCCAATTTAGAAGAAGCGGACTTACGCGGCGCAAATTTAGCAGGGGCAAACTTCACAGGCGCAAATTTACTTTGTGCAGAGTTAGAAGGAGCAAATTTAAGTGGGGTAAATTTAGATAAAGCTTGTTTAATTGGTACAGTAATTGCAAAAGTTTAG
- a CDS encoding DICT sensory domain-containing protein yields MLEGSILQKLETAHRNTTRAIRFGVYYKNTLVALCHALEDHILTQESTPLVITAFQQGKWYLQEAERYADIAKCSRQIVIMATSDASFAEHPTSQLSNVDLVPLNSDDAVAQEWHLIILSPEYTAMVLCQELSEADYGVDGIPASDVERKFYGLWTFEPELVQETAELAIAHIQKYNPELAQKLCNHKNAIKSSIATSEHLSAVVSRVVDYLQTGQNNIAIPTALRQQVLDRNLVSNEIQAFLRMAQLMDMADVNNPMAATEVVALCEIIGQLLELPAWQIKRLRLAGFLHRIDPLQKAESVLTPGTSTRHEEQAPHCPLTCPLVPGAQVLRTMPRLRAIAQIITHQSEWWNGTGEPANLTGDEIPLESRILALLADFQWRVNNIKSSLKTRAEIFAQALDECRQQQSTRFDPKLVDALTLLVMGLQQGLDLPLMSPKISTGLWLLDPQWDSYSKTITAQHK; encoded by the coding sequence ATGTTAGAAGGTTCAATACTACAAAAGCTGGAAACAGCACACCGCAATACTACTAGAGCAATTCGATTTGGCGTTTATTACAAAAATACCTTAGTTGCTCTGTGCCATGCTTTAGAAGACCATATCTTAACTCAAGAAAGTACACCCTTAGTAATCACAGCCTTTCAACAGGGTAAATGGTATCTGCAAGAAGCCGAAAGATACGCAGATATCGCTAAGTGTAGTCGCCAAATTGTGATCATGGCCACATCGGATGCGAGCTTTGCTGAACATCCCACCAGCCAACTTTCTAACGTGGATTTAGTACCATTAAATTCAGATGATGCAGTGGCGCAGGAGTGGCACTTAATTATCTTGTCGCCTGAATACACAGCAATGGTACTTTGTCAAGAGTTATCAGAGGCTGATTATGGTGTTGATGGAATACCAGCTTCAGATGTAGAGCGTAAATTCTATGGCTTATGGACATTTGAACCAGAGTTAGTGCAAGAAACGGCAGAGTTGGCGATCGCTCACATCCAAAAATACAATCCCGAACTAGCACAAAAACTCTGTAACCATAAAAATGCCATAAAGTCAAGTATAGCAACATCAGAACATTTAAGTGCAGTTGTTTCCCGCGTCGTCGATTATCTCCAGACAGGACAGAATAATATAGCCATCCCCACAGCCCTGCGTCAACAAGTATTAGACCGCAACTTGGTTTCTAACGAAATCCAGGCATTTTTGCGGATGGCGCAATTAATGGATATGGCAGATGTCAACAATCCCATGGCCGCCACCGAAGTAGTCGCACTTTGTGAGATCATAGGGCAGCTTTTAGAACTACCAGCATGGCAAATTAAACGATTGCGACTAGCAGGTTTTTTACATCGTATAGACCCACTCCAAAAAGCCGAGAGCGTCCTCACTCCCGGTACATCCACCCGCCATGAGGAACAAGCCCCCCATTGCCCCTTAACTTGTCCCCTAGTACCAGGAGCGCAGGTATTACGAACCATGCCCAGACTGCGGGCAATTGCTCAAATTATCACCCACCAAAGCGAATGGTGGAACGGTACAGGAGAACCAGCAAATTTAACTGGGGATGAAATTCCCTTAGAATCGAGAATTTTAGCCTTACTTGCTGATTTCCAATGGCGAGTCAACAACATCAAATCATCCCTGAAAACTCGCGCCGAAATATTTGCTCAAGCTTTAGACGAATGCAGACAACAACAATCAACCCGCTTTGACCCTAAACTGGTAGATGCTCTAACTTTATTAGTTATGGGTTTACAGCAAGGGCTAGACCTACCACTGATGTCACCTAAAATCAGCACAGGCTTATGGCTACTTGATCCTCAATGGGACAGCTATAGCAAAACAATTACAGCACAACATAAATAG
- a CDS encoding photosystem II high light acclimation radical SAM protein, giving the protein MEIQQSMMENRILYVRLPCNPIFPIGVVYLSDHVHKQFPGIAQRIFDLGTVPPLDYASALDTCIDEFKPTLLVFSWRDIQIYAPVGGRGGNPLQNAFEFYYAKNPLIKLRGAFGGLRIFIAYYVELWRNQGLVKRGLRRAQKYHADARAILGGGAVSVFYEQLGKTLPQGTIISVGEGETLLEKLLSGREILDERCYVVGETQPRQRMIHEQPTPLEKTACNYDYIESIWPEFNFYLQEQDFYIGVQTKRGCPHNCCYCVYTVVEGKQVRINPADEVVAEIRQLYDRGIRNFWFTDAQFIPARKFIDDAVELLQKIVDSGMTDINWAAYIRADNLTPELCDLMAKTGMNYFEIGITSGSQELVRKMRMGYNLRTVLQNCRDLKAAGFNDVVSVNYSFNVIDERLETIRQTIAYHRELERIFGADKVEPAIFFIGLQPHTHLEEYAFKEGILKPGYDPMSLMPWTAKKLLWNPEPLGSFFGEVCLQAWQQNPNDFGREVMKILEEKLGCAELEEALSAPMENKEKQLSAIL; this is encoded by the coding sequence ATGGAAATTCAACAATCCATGATGGAAAATCGCATCCTCTACGTTCGCCTTCCGTGTAACCCCATCTTTCCCATTGGGGTAGTATATCTTTCTGATCACGTCCACAAGCAATTTCCTGGCATAGCACAACGTATCTTTGACTTGGGAACAGTACCACCTTTAGACTACGCCTCCGCCCTAGATACCTGTATCGACGAATTTAAACCCACACTCCTAGTATTTTCTTGGCGCGATATTCAAATTTATGCCCCCGTAGGTGGACGTGGCGGAAACCCACTACAAAACGCCTTTGAATTTTATTACGCCAAGAACCCCCTGATTAAGTTACGCGGCGCATTCGGCGGTTTGCGAATTTTTATTGCTTATTATGTAGAATTGTGGCGCAACCAAGGATTAGTCAAACGCGGTTTACGACGCGCCCAGAAATATCATGCTGATGCTCGTGCCATTTTAGGTGGTGGTGCAGTCAGCGTATTTTACGAACAATTGGGTAAAACCTTACCCCAAGGAACAATTATTTCTGTAGGTGAAGGCGAAACACTCCTAGAAAAACTGCTAAGTGGCAGAGAAATTCTAGATGAACGTTGCTATGTAGTGGGAGAAACTCAACCACGGCAACGAATGATTCATGAACAACCCACCCCCCTAGAAAAAACCGCCTGTAACTACGACTATATAGAAAGCATCTGGCCGGAATTTAACTTTTACCTGCAAGAACAAGACTTTTATATAGGCGTACAAACCAAGCGCGGTTGTCCCCACAACTGTTGTTATTGCGTCTACACCGTCGTCGAAGGCAAACAAGTACGCATCAACCCAGCAGACGAAGTAGTTGCCGAGATTCGCCAATTATACGATCGCGGCATTCGCAATTTCTGGTTTACTGACGCTCAATTCATCCCCGCCCGTAAATTTATTGACGATGCTGTAGAACTATTGCAAAAAATCGTTGATTCTGGGATGACAGATATCAACTGGGCAGCATACATCAGAGCCGACAACCTCACACCAGAATTATGTGATTTAATGGCTAAAACCGGGATGAACTACTTTGAAATCGGGATTACCAGTGGTTCTCAAGAACTCGTGCGGAAAATGCGGATGGGTTACAACTTACGCACCGTGTTGCAAAACTGCCGTGACTTAAAAGCAGCTGGTTTTAACGATGTGGTTTCCGTCAACTACTCCTTTAACGTCATTGACGAACGTCTTGAAACCATTCGCCAAACCATCGCCTACCACCGCGAACTAGAACGAATTTTTGGCGCGGATAAAGTCGAACCTGCCATTTTCTTTATTGGACTGCAACCCCATACCCATTTAGAAGAATATGCCTTTAAAGAAGGTATCCTGAAACCAGGATATGACCCCATGAGCTTAATGCCGTGGACAGCGAAAAAACTCCTTTGGAATCCTGAACCCCTTGGTTCCTTCTTTGGAGAAGTCTGCTTGCAAGCTTGGCAACAAAACCCCAATGACTTCGGACGGGAAGTTATGAAAATCTTAGAAGAAAAATTGGGTTGTGCCGAATTAGAAGAAGCACTTTCTGCACCTATGGAAAACAAAGAAAAACAATTATCTGCAATATTGTAG
- a CDS encoding DUF1830 domain-containing protein codes for MAQILDPLPPEQSGNILCCYVNATSKIQIARICNIANWYFERVVFPGQRLVFEAPLEAQMEIHTGMMASAILSDTIACDRLAINEPSSSEFHTDSIGIDTISTKPMVQSIHTKIDNTTKPLTIAGFGQID; via the coding sequence ATGGCTCAAATATTAGATCCTCTACCACCGGAGCAATCTGGGAATATCCTTTGTTGTTACGTTAATGCTACGAGCAAAATCCAGATAGCTCGCATCTGCAATATTGCTAACTGGTACTTTGAAAGAGTTGTTTTTCCAGGACAGCGCTTGGTTTTTGAAGCTCCTCTAGAAGCGCAAATGGAAATTCATACGGGAATGATGGCTAGTGCAATTTTGTCTGATACAATTGCGTGCGATCGCCTTGCAATTAACGAGCCTAGCAGTAGTGAATTTCATACAGACTCAATAGGCATCGACACGATCAGTACAAAACCAATGGTGCAGTCTATTCATACAAAAATTGACAATACAACAAAACCCTTAACAATTGCTGGCTTTGGACAGATTGATTAA
- a CDS encoding DUF4079 domain-containing protein produces MNLPSFIWLWKIAAWSMGLSLLAYLLLGVTGVWMFQERTLPHSSFPWFIGGRREVRSLHYTMGITMVCLVLLLLAVGIVGTLGHFGSLGHSSHLVAGLIVVALVLLSAFSTTQISTRRSWARPLHIGVNMILFGGFTWVSLTGWIVVQKYLP; encoded by the coding sequence ATGAATTTGCCTTCTTTTATTTGGTTGTGGAAAATAGCCGCTTGGTCAATGGGGTTGTCGCTATTGGCTTATTTGCTGCTAGGAGTTACGGGTGTTTGGATGTTTCAAGAAAGAACTTTGCCGCATTCTAGTTTCCCTTGGTTCATTGGCGGACGTAGAGAGGTGCGATCGCTACACTATACAATGGGTATCACTATGGTCTGTTTAGTGTTGCTACTGTTAGCAGTTGGCATTGTTGGCACTCTCGGACACTTCGGTTCCTTGGGACACTCATCACACTTAGTTGCTGGGTTAATCGTAGTAGCGTTGGTTTTGCTGTCTGCTTTCAGCACTACACAAATTAGCACTCGGCGTTCTTGGGCTAGACCTTTACATATTGGTGTAAATATGATTCTATTTGGCGGTTTTACTTGGGTATCCTTGACTGGTTGGATAGTGGTACAAAAGTATTTACCTTAG
- a CDS encoding winged helix-turn-helix domain-containing protein: protein MYTSESIKYSTRAEIGQTSRILVVEDEELIQEMLAVALEEEGFGVITARDGRSAVEYLKSCEPNSGEPPFDLIILDLMLPHINGLDICRLLRHQGNPVPILILSAKGSETDRVLGLEVGADDYLTKPFSMRELVARCRALLRRQRLSSLPQIQVLKHKNITLNPQECRVLVRDQEVNLSPKEFRLLELFMSYARRVWSREQLLDQVWGPEFVGDSKTVDVHIRWLREKLEEDPSHPEHIVTVRGFGYRFG, encoded by the coding sequence ATGTATACCAGTGAATCAATTAAGTACTCTACCAGAGCAGAAATTGGACAAACGAGCCGGATTCTAGTGGTAGAAGATGAAGAATTAATCCAAGAAATGCTAGCTGTAGCATTGGAAGAAGAAGGTTTTGGGGTAATAACTGCCCGTGATGGGCGTTCGGCTGTAGAATATCTCAAAAGTTGTGAACCCAACTCAGGGGAACCGCCTTTTGATTTAATAATTCTTGATTTGATGCTACCTCATATTAATGGGCTAGATATCTGCCGCTTGCTGCGTCATCAAGGAAACCCAGTCCCAATTTTGATTCTTAGTGCTAAAGGTAGTGAAACGGATCGCGTTTTGGGGTTAGAAGTAGGAGCCGATGATTATCTGACTAAACCCTTTAGCATGAGGGAGTTAGTGGCTCGCTGTCGCGCTTTACTCCGTCGCCAACGCTTAAGTAGCTTGCCACAAATACAAGTCCTAAAACATAAGAATATCACTTTAAATCCCCAAGAGTGCCGGGTGCTGGTGCGTGATCAAGAGGTGAATTTGTCTCCTAAAGAGTTTCGCTTGCTGGAACTGTTTATGAGTTATGCTCGTCGAGTCTGGTCTCGTGAGCAATTGCTCGATCAGGTTTGGGGACCAGAGTTTGTTGGTGACAGTAAAACTGTAGATGTTCATATCCGTTGGTTACGCGAAAAACTAGAGGAAGATCCTAGTCATCCAGAACACATTGTGACTGTCAGAGGTTTTGGTTATCGGTTTGGGTAA
- a CDS encoding sensor histidine kinase, with amino-acid sequence MLLLGFFLGLAVGIGIWIWQQVQLKRYLGRILQPLGSGSDKVMLPLIPRLQREISRVKQQRQDLQQSLQTYQDLLDFAPLGYLQVDEENQLLWCNQQARNILYLQRWQAGQVRLLLELVRSYELDHLIEQTRDWQKPQTKEWVFHPSCDDAAQMPTVKSLVLRGSSLHLPNGQVGVFLENRQPLLDMNQQRDRSFSDLAHELRTPLTSIRLVVETLQNRLEPPLDRWVNRLMQEVDRLINLVQSWLELTQMEANPTMQLHLERLDVRSLIASVWETLEPLTQKQRLSLDYSGAENIFIKADTARIYQVFLNLLDNSIKYSPPGTCIQIQAKILSVENSQSSDRPVNVLEINLIDAGLGFAQADLPHIFERFYRGDKARTHSSLPENNSVATIVGNGLGLAIVRQIIVAHGGSIKAMNHPETGGAWMQLQLPEVMANERSQDYS; translated from the coding sequence ATGCTCTTATTAGGATTTTTTCTGGGTTTAGCGGTAGGTATTGGCATTTGGATTTGGCAACAAGTTCAATTAAAACGCTATTTGGGGCGAATACTGCAACCGTTAGGCTCTGGTTCTGACAAGGTAATGCTACCGCTAATACCTCGTTTGCAGCGCGAAATATCCAGAGTGAAGCAGCAGCGACAAGATTTGCAGCAGTCGCTACAAACCTACCAAGACCTGCTGGATTTTGCTCCCCTGGGATATTTGCAGGTAGATGAAGAAAATCAATTGCTGTGGTGTAATCAGCAAGCGCGAAATATATTGTATCTCCAAAGATGGCAAGCAGGACAGGTGCGCTTATTGCTGGAGTTGGTGCGCTCTTATGAACTTGATCATTTAATTGAACAAACTCGTGATTGGCAGAAACCACAGACAAAGGAGTGGGTTTTTCACCCGTCTTGTGATGATGCGGCACAGATGCCAACCGTAAAATCACTGGTTTTGCGAGGGTCTAGTTTACATTTACCCAATGGACAAGTAGGGGTTTTTTTGGAAAATCGCCAACCTCTGCTGGATATGAATCAACAACGCGATCGCTCTTTTTCGGATCTAGCTCACGAACTGAGAACGCCATTGACTTCGATTCGTTTGGTTGTAGAAACTTTACAAAACCGCTTAGAACCGCCCTTAGATCGTTGGGTGAATCGGCTGATGCAAGAAGTTGATCGGCTAATTAACTTGGTACAAAGCTGGTTGGAACTAACCCAAATGGAAGCAAACCCAACTATGCAATTGCATCTAGAAAGGTTGGATGTGCGATCGCTGATTGCATCTGTTTGGGAAACATTAGAACCATTAACACAAAAGCAGCGTTTGTCTCTTGACTATTCTGGCGCAGAAAATATCTTTATTAAAGCAGATACCGCCCGGATTTATCAAGTTTTTCTCAACTTGCTGGACAATAGCATTAAATATAGTCCTCCTGGTACTTGCATTCAAATCCAAGCAAAAATTTTATCTGTAGAAAATAGCCAAAGTAGCGATCGCCCTGTCAACGTGTTAGAAATAAATCTGATTGATGCGGGACTAGGTTTTGCCCAAGCCGATTTACCGCATATTTTTGAGCGATTTTACCGGGGAGATAAAGCGCGGACTCATTCCTCATTACCAGAAAATAACTCTGTGGCGACCATAGTGGGTAATGGTTTGGGTTTGGCTATCGTCAGGCAAATTATTGTCGCCCACGGCGGTTCAATCAAAGCTATGAACCATCCAGAAACTGGTGGCGCTTGGATGCAACTTCAACTTCCTGAAGTTATGGCAAACGAACGCAGCCAAGACTATAGTTAA
- the phoU gene encoding phosphate signaling complex protein PhoU gives MEAALYDHNPNPQNPPLARAIRRLERDVLRMGALVEQSFRLSHQALFARDLTAAEELPRLDKKIDRFYRQIESDCTAIMTLQAPTAQDLRCLSAFMQLVRDLERIGDYAEDLGNIAVKIFPYPPHTSLPDIENMSHHAQAMLATSLKALADLDEVGGRGLKHLDDAVDNAYDRVYQTLAQQRDVPGVVEPILLLALTIRCLERMADHATNIGQRVAYIVTGQRC, from the coding sequence GTGGAAGCTGCTTTGTATGATCACAATCCTAACCCTCAAAATCCCCCGTTGGCGCGTGCCATTAGGCGCTTAGAACGGGACGTATTACGCATGGGCGCTTTAGTAGAACAATCCTTTCGCCTCAGCCACCAAGCACTATTTGCCCGTGATTTAACTGCTGCTGAGGAACTACCCCGATTAGATAAAAAAATTGATCGCTTTTATAGACAAATAGAATCAGACTGTACAGCAATCATGACTCTCCAAGCACCTACGGCTCAAGATTTGCGCTGTTTGAGTGCGTTTATGCAGTTAGTGCGAGATTTAGAGCGTATTGGAGATTATGCTGAGGATTTAGGTAATATTGCCGTAAAAATCTTTCCTTATCCGCCTCATACGTCCTTACCAGACATTGAAAATATGTCTCACCATGCACAAGCAATGCTCGCAACTAGCTTAAAGGCTTTAGCTGATTTGGATGAAGTTGGTGGACGAGGTTTAAAGCACCTGGATGATGCTGTAGACAATGCTTATGATCGCGTTTATCAGACTTTAGCCCAGCAACGGGATGTACCTGGGGTAGTCGAGCCAATTTTGCTGCTAGCACTGACAATTCGTTGTTTGGAACGCATGGCAGATCATGCCACTAACATCGGTCAGAGAGTAGCATACATCGTCACTGGACAGCGTTGTTAA
- a CDS encoding Crp/Fnr family transcriptional regulator, which translates to MTPTSLTSNLSNISTEYSPSTELTQRLFSRREIIPPETDVLWRIERGAVRTLTWSEDGIFITLGYWGAGDLIGYSLSKVQPYHIECLTSVEVSIIPPHLWYRDIDAFLSHIKHSEELLSIVHLKPMSLRLGKFLLWLSEKFGRDVEQGKLIDLNITHQEIAEVLNTTRVTVTRLLQQFEEEGRLLRYQRRIILLSAKKNIKHIV; encoded by the coding sequence ATGACTCCCACAAGTCTGACTTCAAACTTATCTAATATATCGACTGAATATAGCCCCAGTACAGAGTTAACACAAAGGTTATTTAGCCGTAGAGAAATAATTCCGCCTGAAACAGATGTACTGTGGCGCATTGAGCGCGGAGCCGTTCGGACTTTAACCTGGAGCGAAGACGGAATATTTATAACTCTAGGTTATTGGGGTGCTGGTGATCTGATTGGCTATTCTTTGTCAAAAGTTCAACCCTACCACATTGAATGCCTGACAAGCGTAGAAGTAAGCATTATCCCGCCTCACCTTTGGTATAGAGATATTGATGCTTTTTTGTCCCACATTAAACATTCAGAAGAGCTTTTAAGTATTGTACATCTTAAGCCGATGTCGTTACGTTTGGGGAAATTTTTGCTGTGGTTAAGTGAAAAATTTGGACGTGATGTAGAACAGGGTAAATTAATTGACCTAAATATTACTCATCAGGAAATAGCCGAAGTATTAAATACTACTCGTGTTACTGTAACACGGCTTCTACAGCAATTTGAAGAAGAAGGAAGGTTGTTACGCTATCAGCGTCGAATTATTCTTCTTTCAGCAAAAAAAAATATCAAACACATAGTATAA